cgcgtaatttaaacaaaatgacagcacgtatAGAAGTTTCTAATGTAACTATTAACGGACttaattaacggaagttaacaaagcgttaacactttttgaagttaacttaaaagttaatccgttaagcaaaatgttaacttcgttaattaacgattaacggattaacgagttaatgcccagctttGGCAGTtggcatcacgatgttttctttcaccgtaagaacgtcggataaatgtacatatgtaaatcgaaaatcgtaaaacacattggtacatggcgggattcgaacccaggacctgacgattgcaagtcaagtgcttaatccGTTAAAGCCACCGATGTTCGTTGATTTCAGTTGATATTATCCGGTTAAAATTACCTCAATATTTGCATCAATAGCCATAAACGTCAGAGTTGTCATTAGAATATCGCAGTACATATcggtaatttaaatttttatttcttaatccTGTTTCGCGTAATGCTCAACTCAGCGAGCTGTCCTAAATGACAAAGTTCTCATGTTTTAgatcaatgtatttttaagttcTCACAGTACACTGGGTCATGCCTTGACGGTCACTAggattttctaaatttaatctttaatatGAACAGAAGGTAGGCAGAAGATTCAATcgtgatttattattttccattcaatacattttcaaaGGGGCCCCTGTAGAACTGCGGCGTCCAGTTGAGGCGGTATATTTGTGATCGGAAGCAAATCATAGTCTTAAGACCCGCGGCGCACGCCTTGCGCTCGGAGCTGGAGACGTTCTGGCACGTCTTGAACACCTCCAGCAGCACCGCCGCGTCATTCTCGACTGCACCACCGTCACCACAATGATAATGTGAACCAATTAGCGGCGCTTATGATACCTGACCCCTGATaactttaaactatttttgttgttgaatgaaaatgaataaatgtaaGAAGTCGGTTTTTGTATCTATTGGATGTGacgagaaaataaaatgtattgtaaaaattcataataagCAGAGTAGGTGTCGtaagctttaatttttttcctgaATGACAAAGACAAAGAATGAGCAACATGTATAATGCTATATAAATACCGGCGCCGTTCTGGCGGAGGAAGTTCATAATGTTAGTTTCATTGAGGGAGCCGTCGCGGTTTCGCAGCTGCAGCTTGAACAAGCTGCAGGCAGCCAGGCAGCCCAGGTATGTGTGCCCCGTGATGTTCAAGTCACGGTTCCAGAAGTCCAGCACGTCGCGAAAGTAGCCCGTCTGCGGGTATAGCTGCAACCACAACCCGCAACTCTCAACCTTCTCGAACGGTAACAAAAGAGTACAACAGTGAATGTACCGTACCAACTGCACGCAGTAGAGCATCATGCTGCCGAACTGCTTGCTGATCTCATTGATAATAGAGCTGGGGGCGTCATCTGCTGCGGCCGCCACCACCAGCAGCAGTAGCGCCGTCCGCACCACCACACCCATTTGCAGTGAGTCGAGTTTACAGCAGCTCTCGTAATGCTAAAACTAATTACTCGTCCCCGCAGCTCACAAATGGCCGGCGTCAGCGCGACGAATGAACACGATTGGCTTCGTACCGGACACAATTTGTTTGCAATGCACACAGACGATCGCAATAATTATATCTCGTCTTTATTGACTTTCGAATTTGTTCCGTTTTATTTGcatctttatattaataaactgcATTTTCTAAATTGGTATCAGCTTATCATTTCATGTGTTGTTGTGTTTCTCAAAAGAATACTTCTTTTTTCGTcttaatattgatattgaaTATAACAACAATGGgagatgaaattttaattaataatttaagacatttaaagtgaaataattttatacgaaaTCCAAATCTTAAAGAatcatactaatgttataaatgcgaatgttgggatggatggatgcttgttagaagatatctccagaacggctgcatggatctcgatgaaatttggaacagatgtagattatagagtgtggaagaacatataggctacttattaagctttttttaattctgtgcagAGGAAGTCGCCGACGACAGAtagttaaatgtaaataaagggGTTTGTTAGTTAAGGGGCACggagtaaatattataatgacaGAGTTATAGATTTCGGGTATAGATTAACAGTTCTAGTAGACTAAAGTAGGCGTTGACAATAAGACCGCTAATTGTTACAGACATGATGTATTTGATAAGACAGAAGTGATTATCAACAGTCAGTAGCTGCCAGGCGCCCAGCCGAACTGCTCGATGGTGGTGCGGTAGCAGCGTAGCGCGGTCAGGCCGGCGCTGCACGTGCGTTGCGCAAACCCGCTGTCCTCGTGGCATTTCACGAACATCTGCTCCAGCTGCCATCGAGTGTTCGGGTCTATAGACACCTTGCTATTTACTACGTCGAATTATGCATATAATAGAACCACGCTGAAGCTAATCACGTGCGTTACGTTCAGAAAAGCAACGAACCGGCGTCGTTTGCGGTGAGAAAGCGCCGCACGTTAGCGACGTTGATGCGGCCGTCGCTGTGTGTCAACTTGAGCCGGCGCATGCCACACACGGCCAAGCAGCCCAGCCGCTCATCCTCCACTTTGTAATCCGGGTCCCAGAAGCTGTCCATGTCAGGATCCACGTGATACTTTGGATACATCTGGGATAAAATTAtatccgttttttttttcgatctCGCAACATGTTTCTTCTGTATTTCTCagcttaaagttaaaataggAATAGAACTTCCACTacactttaacatttttaaattataaagtaccTACACTTCCTAGAACTACGAGAGTCTACAATCTACATGAAGGCAGTGACAGTGAATTTCTATGGAGgcaatttaatttaccttgTCAATTTTCTCTTTACCTCGAATAACAGTTTCACTTTTATAAGCGGCCTTAATTAACAACGTTTCCCACGTCGCGTCGTAACATTAAGTTGTATTGGTATATCTATTGAAGGTAATTTCAAGTATTCCCTTGGcaagttta
This DNA window, taken from Papilio machaon chromosome 16, ilPapMach1.1, whole genome shotgun sequence, encodes the following:
- the LOC106718853 gene encoding pheromone-binding protein translates to MGVVVRTALLLLVVAAAADDAPSSIINEISKQFGSMMLYCVQLLYPQTGYFRDVLDFWNRDLNITGHTYLGCLAACSLFKLQLRNRDGSLNETNIMNFLRQNGAVENDAAVLLEVFKTCQNVSSSERKACAAGLKTMICFRSQIYRLNWTPQFYRGPFENVLNGK
- the LOC106718852 gene encoding pheromone-binding protein-like, with amino-acid sequence MGDIMVQCSREMYPKYHVDPDMDSFWDPDYKVEDERLGCLAVCGMRRLKLTHSDGRINVANVRRFLTANDAVNSKVSIDPNTRWQLEQMFVKCHEDSGFAQRTCSAGLTALRCYRTTIEQFGWAPGSY